In one Amaranthus tricolor cultivar Red isolate AtriRed21 chromosome 8, ASM2621246v1, whole genome shotgun sequence genomic region, the following are encoded:
- the LOC130820886 gene encoding uncharacterized protein LOC130820886 gives MPPLSRKRLSRNDVNRTLRNLVKALSSVSAPRERSTSELASEMSKRISQSKPSTFDGKGEPSELELWLREFDKLFDVVECPKELKVNQAAFYLAEGYFGWELFKRAMREKFYPLHVRKDKSNEFARLEMGGMIVDEYYHKFMEYLKYCPDDVPTKEKKMQRFELGLSYDIQKHIASDR, from the exons ATGCCTCCTTTGTCAAGAAAGAGACTGTCTAGAAATGATGTTAACCGTACGCtaagaaatctggtgaaagcGTTATCTAGTGTAAGCGCACCACGAGAGAGGTCTACGTCGGAATTAGCATCTGAAATGAGCAAACGGATTAGTCAGAGCAAACcctcaactttcgatggtaaaGGAGAACCATCGGAGCTTGAACTCtggttaagagaatttgacaaactttttgatgtagTAGAATGTCCAAAAGAATTGAAGGTCAATCAGGCTGCATTTTATTTG GCTGAGGGGTATTTTGGTTGGGAATTGTTTAAGAGGGCCATGCGGGAGAAATTCTATCCGTTGCACGTAAGGAAAGATAAGTCGAACGAGTTTGCGCGGTTAGAGATGGGTGGTATGATTGTTGATGAGTATTAccacaaatttatggaatatCTCAAGTACTGTCCTGATGATGTTCCCACTAAAGAGAAGAAAATGCAGCGATTTGAGCTGGGATTGTCGTAtgacattcaaaaacatattgcAAGTGATCGTTAA